From one Solanum stenotomum isolate F172 chromosome 12, ASM1918654v1, whole genome shotgun sequence genomic stretch:
- the LOC125849037 gene encoding uncharacterized protein LOC125849037, whose translation MDRFPKFDMVVEAPVLLKMWYNDLTVVHKRVLNKYIGALTELINMVGWPELIEVLTGYWDNEKMVFRFGTTEITPTIEEIRDGIDTVGTGLERRVRKRENILIPNKPTLEDIVNWLGLRKDCAYWAEGSSVSFMDLYVRFGDASFYVNYNQEFRVTFREWDGIRPLAFTIALLGTMVFPHGPSLSINTRVIMLAHTLFHGHLNQGQVKYYPIAPIILSDMYRALGKCKEGHRYFQGCNLLLQWWIMSHLVKRHGIQELHTLDEHNALKSLNDMLFWADLEKRRTRERWVQIFS comes from the coding sequence ATGGATCGATTTCCTAAATTCGACATGGTAGTAGAAGCCCCAGTTTTGCTCAAGATGTGGTACAACGACCTCACTGTGGTTCACAAAAGGGTCCTCAACAAATATATAGGAGCCCTAACAGAACTCATCAATATGGTTGGGTGGCCTGAACTGATTGAAGTCCTCACAGGTTATTGGGACAACGAGAAAATGGTGTTTCGATTCGGAACCACGGAAATCACCCCGACAATTGAGGAAATCCGGGATGGAATAGACACAGTCGGTACAGGGCTTGAAAGAAGGGTGAGAAAGCGGGAAAACATCCTAATCCCTAACAAGCCTACCCTCGAGGATATTGTAAACTGGCTCGGATTAAGAAAAGATTGCGCCTACTGGGCCGAGGGTTCTAGCGTTTCTTTCATGGATCTCTATGTTAGATTCGGAGATGCGAGCTTTTATGTGAATTACAACCAAGAGTTCAGGGTCACTTTCAGAGAATGGGACGGGATCAGACCTTTGGCATTTACCATTGCACTATTAGGCACCATGGTTTTCCCACATGGCCCGAGCCTCAGTATCAACACCCGAGTGATAATGCTTGCGCACACTCTGTTCCACGGGCATCTGAACCAAGGGCAAGTAAAGTATTATCCTATCGCACCTATCATCCTTTCCGACATGTACCGTGCTTTGGGGAAATGCAAGGAAGGGCATCGTTACTTTCAGGGTTGcaaccttcttcttcaatggtggaTAATGAGTCACTTGGTGAAGAGACACGGAATTCAAGAACTCCATACCCTCGATGAGCATAACGCTCTTAAGAGTTTGAATGACATGTTGTTCTGGGCAGActtggaaaaaagaagaaccAGAGAAAGATGGGTTCAAATTTTCTCTTAG